A single region of the Malus sylvestris chromosome 8, drMalSylv7.2, whole genome shotgun sequence genome encodes:
- the LOC126631715 gene encoding uncharacterized protein LOC126631715, with protein sequence MDAKIYLEAGNLGETIKEDNSASFQDRAKAMIFIRQHLDEGLKSEYFMVEDPLTLWKALKNRYNHQKTVILSRARYELTHLRIQDFKTMAEYNSTMFRISSQLKLYGETITEEDMLENTFSTFHASNVLLQQQYREIGFTEYNQLISVLLVAEQNNEFLMKNHQSRPTGLTPFPKVNDVSLEGNTISFHGNNYKRERGHKRGRWNGNGKNHGIQFHNQVPRYNPTPSFKIANHQKGKAHMNTPRNPKGVCHMCSGNGHWARTSRTPKHLVDLYQASLNEKGVGTIPRPG encoded by the coding sequence ATGGATGCCAAGATCTATCTGGAGGCAGGAAATCTTGGGGAAACCATTAAGGAGGATAACAGTGCATCCTTTCAAGATCGGGCGAAGGCCATGATCTTTATCCGTCAACACCTTGATGAGGGACTGAAGAGCGAGTACTTCATGGTTGAAGATCCATTAACCCTTTGGAAAGCACTGAAAAATAGATATAATCACCAGAAAACGGTGATTCTTTCAAGGGCTCGTTATGAGTTGACTCACCTAAGGATTCAGGATTTCAAAACGATGGCTGAATACAATTCTACAATGTTCAGAATTAGCTCCCAGTTGAAGCTCTATGGAGAAACAATCACTGAGGAAGATATGTTGGAAAATACTTTCAGcacctttcatgcctccaaTGTGCTCCTGCAGCAGCAATATAGAGAAATAGGCTTTACTGAgtacaaccagctgatatctgtACTCCTTGTAGCAGAGCAAAACAATGAGTTtctaatgaaaaatcatcagtCTCGACCTACTGGATTAACACCATTCCCAAAAGTGAATGATGTTTCCCTTGAAGGGAATACCATATCCTTTCAtggcaataattacaaacgagAACGTGGCCACAAGCGAGGTCGGTGGAACGGGAATGGCAAGAACCATGGTAtccagtttcacaaccaggttccaaggTATAATCCAACCCCGAGCTTTAAGATTGCAAATCACCAGAAAGgcaaagctcatatgaacacTCCTAGAAATCCTAAAGGAGTTTGCCATATGTGTAGTGGCAATGGGCACTGGGCGCGTACCAGTCGCACCCCAAAACATCTAGTGGATCTATATCAAGCCTCCCTCAATGAGAAGGGTGTCGGGACCATTCCTCGACCAGGCTAA